The nucleotide window CGGTTGCTATTGATCCGAAAAAGGAACCTAACCATTCCTTCTCCTTCCCGTCTGATATTTCCCGCGCTATTAACATCCTCCCTTATATACACACACTTTCCTTCTCAAACGCTCGGGCTCGTGACTTCGCCCTCGAAAATATTTCGAGCAAAATCTCGCGTTAGGATCCTTATTTACGATTATCCGATCTCGTTTAACCGACGCGATCCGCaggaatattatatttccacGGCGTGATTTACATAGTCTAAAAAGACATTTTCCTGAACGATCTTGTTCGCGAAGTAATAGCCAATATAAGCGCGGAGTATTAATTCGATATATTAGGATTGATAAAGATTTCTGagcgcgaattaaatttattatcgatatctatttctttcaaatctaatatatttttaaactatgtatttaaaaaattttttacattttttaatattccatttCTGGTACGATTTAGAGAATGAATAAGTaacattgttctttttttttatcatgaGGTCTTATGAGGTCAAATTAGGAGATTTATAAAATCGATAAACTGCGTTGTTCATTTAATGGGGACAGATTTTAACCTAAGGATCTCTTTTGCAGTACATGACGGAGAAGATGGGCGGAGCGGAAGGAACGAAGCTCGATGTCGATTTCATGGACATGGAGAGGGTGAGTACAGTGTATTTTTGTGCATCTatctttttccctttatctCTCGCATGTGTGCGAAAATAAGAACACCTTTCACATATTTGCGCGGCTCCTTTGTGAGAATGTCAGCAAAGGGATGACTAGCATGTTCCATTTACCGGCATTATTACTGAATTTTAAAGATTCTATTtgatcgtatttttttttttttttttttttttcgctccgCTGAAAATCTTATCAATCTTTTAAAATGCTTTCTtgacgtttctctttttcttttatatgaAGTCAGAAAAACCAGAAGTTGGGATTAACTATGTTATAAAACAAGGTTCAGGAAAAAACTTTTTACCGGCTCCTTTCTTAAATAGTTTACTTTCAACTTCAATATAGATGACGCAATACAGCTTTTCATCAAGGGTTTGTTTGTAAATTCCATTCTTTGCAGTAGCTCTTAATTCTTCGATTACGGTTTCATTTCGTGTTACTTTGTATTACTGAACCTCTGGTTTCTAAAAATCTGAACCGGCTTTTTATTCTGAATTAAGatggaatataaaatgcaaatctGACGTGagctaatttaataaaatctttcgaGATATCTATAAATTcgtcaaaaataaattaggccttcttgatttttaaataaaaagcaaattttatgattaaataaatttaatataattaaaatatgatgcaaaatataaaaagaacgaTCAAGAGATAAATCTGAATAAAAGGAATTTCGAGATCAGTTTTTAAACTTATGTTTGGAATTTGTGCGCCGCTATATCTTGCAGGGACATTATTCCGATCAGAGCATTATAATCTCTCAaataaattgctttttaattcTTACGAAGGATCGATAATCGATTTCATATGCATTgtgaatataatttcaaagGAATTCCTCGGCGTTCTCGTCGAAGTAAATTGTTGGAGACGAAGgctttatatataaatacgttgTGCGTATAGAAAACAGACGTCACGTATGAGCTCGTGGAGGAGCTGCAGATGAAGACGAAGGAGTTCCTTCAGCCAAACCCGACGGCGAGGGCGAAAATGGCTGCGGTCAAGGGTATCAGCAAACTCAGCGGTCAGGCGAAGGCGTCCACCTATCCACAGCCGGAAGGTGTACTTGGCGATTGCATGCTCATTTACGGCAAGAAAATGGGCGAGGACAGCATTTTCGGTACGTTCAATTTAAATCTAACAatcgcgcttttttttccgccgccGAGAAAACATTCAATTCGCGCCTCCTTGTTCAAAGTGTTCTTCCTCGAAGAGGAACctcttgaaattaatttcgcgactgttactttatttgattttattttttatatatatatatatttttttatcaaattgaCTCTTGTTGGTAGGAAGTAAGAATGATTTGGCGATTAAATGTATGAGGCAAAACCTCCGGCAAAACTGGCCTTATGCGAGTTGGGTGGCTTTCGTATCGGAATTTATTGACATTTTAATCTTACGGTTAAAATAAGGGAGACATATCGAGGATCGATAGGTCGCATTGTCTAGGCGGCACTTTATTTCCTATCcaatttttatcaatctttGCAGCCCAGGCTCTCGTCGAAATGGGTGAAGCCATGAAGCAGATGGCAGACGTCAAGTACTCGCTGGACGATAACATCAAGCAGAACTTCCTCGAGCCGCTGCACCATCTGCAGACCAAGGATCTGAAGGAAGTGATGGTACGGTTATTGGAAAAGTTGTGTATAGTCGCGCTTGGCTAGGCGCCCGCGTCCTCGCACTCTGCACGCGTTCGATCTCCTCCGATTTGTTGATTTCAGCACCATCGGAAGAAACTGCAAGGCCGTAGGCTGGACTTCGATTGCAAGCGAAGACGTCAGGCGAAAGGTACGTTAAGGTTCTCTCGCATGTTGCCCTCGCTTCTCGTCCTCCCTTCGCTATTGATTTATTCAGACGCGTGCGAGCCGGAGCTGTCGGTCGGCGCGTGTGTCCTTGCCACGAGCACGCCGTTCCTTCGCgactcgaaataaaaaagaaaccgtGACGGAATAGTTGTAACACGCGGTAATGGAGACGGGCGGCCGCGGGCACCAGCGAAAAAGAGCCTCGGCAGCGCGTTCATGATTTTCGAGACGACGACGTCGTAAAAGGAAACCGAGTTATACGACGTTAGCGGGCGATAATGCCATAACGGCGAAAGGTCACAAAATTTCAAGtagatttttgtttcttgacggagaggaaaaaaaaaagggctcGTAGTTACGTGACGTACATCATTTTTTAACTGCGACGAATAAAAACGCTGACTGAAAGATACGTGACTCTGCCGAGAGGAGGCTAGCAATCGTCGGGATTGTCgtttttttagattatttttattttgacttTATTTTTCCAGCGTAACGTTGGTGGGTTTTCAAGCTCTTTGTGGCGATAATTTTCTGTTCTATTGTCGGCATGTGTgttagaaaatagaaattcgTTCTTCTACGATTTGTCCCTGCAGACTAGGACTACGATCGACGATAAGATCGTTGCATGAGTAGATGCAAATACTggaaactttcttttttttttttttcctttcttttttttcgttgcaaTAGAGAGGAAACGTTTCACTCGCATGCACCGCGTTGCATGAACGCAATTAAATAGGATCACAAATCAGCGTTATAATGTAGACTTGAAAGTGGAACGCGAGAAGAATAATGTGCGTTTTATacggtgaaaaaaataaataaatattttttgaagagCTCGTAGACTCATCGTtgaaaattcatttaaatttgcTCAGCGAATTTAgcagaagaaaataataatttatatactttaatttatatgttcaTTGGTAATCTTATTGAGccatttaattcaattaattttttacaagtgttatattaataaaaatatatactgcATTCTCGATCGTCGAGCAGAGTCTTATGAAAATTCCTGTAAGTTCTATATACGTTGCTTTCATATTGTCTCAATTGttactttcaatttattcGTACGTTTCTcacggttttaatttttatttgcgctaTTTGTTCTGAATAAATTTACGCTTTATGTTGATGAATCGGTGTGATATTTGTTTTCGGCGATCGCTTAATTATTAGCGACTGGAAAGAGATCCGCCAGTCCGCATTTCGGAAGCCCAGCGCGATCGGGTACTTGGTCGCCACACGGTATGACTTCCATTACGTGCAATTAATCTTGTAACTCTTGGCCCCGTATTTTTGGAGATTTATCACACATTGTCAGTATAGTTCTAACCGCTAGTAAATTTCCTACaaaattttcaagtaaaaaaattaggtaGTTCAAATCTGCGTAAAACCGACATTGAAGtattctagaaaaaaaaaaaaaaaagaacgtattttttgaaagatatctttatctttaattgCGCTTCTTAGCTAAAGTATTTATAGGAAATTGAAGCTTTAACTTTAAGCTGTGCGTCTGTGGTCGTTGTTgtagagataaaaatgttatcgaAGTGATCGAGATCACCAAAACGTCTCCCTTTGTAGCGTCAGATGCATTTGCGCGCTAGAATTAATgagcttttcttttctttttttttttttctttttttttatttaccgtaTACTGTACtgtaattatttagatttagGAAAGCAACCCAGTAGTGCAACCTTTTTAATGCCGTTGGCGGGGCAACCGTTTGCGAACAGGTTCTCACGTTTCAGACGAGGAGATTCGTCAGGCCGAGGAAAAGTTTGCGGAGAGCCTACATCTCGCGCAGATGGGGATGTTTAATCTGCTGGCAAATGACGTGAGTCGTCTCGCCGCTAATACGAAGCGTTGTCGCGCGCGGAGTCCGAGATTCTTACGCGGTTTCTTTTATAGATCGAACAAGTAGCACAGTTGGCGACTTTCAGCGAAGCTCTTCTCGAATACCATCAACAGTGCACCGAAATCCTCAGAGGACTAACGGAAACACTCTTGGAAAAGTAAGTCCGACTCGCGTAACCAAACGTTTTTACGAAAGTTGAACGCGGGCGAAATCGATTTCAATCAATTCTTCGAAGGGCGCAttgcaaaattgaattatatatatatatacattttttttctttcgtaaatattaacatattcctgtctgctttaaataaataagcaagttttcttttgtttttttttttttcttatgtaaGAAGAGATCGAGTTGTCCGCCTTTACGTCGCGCTTCAAAGAGCTAcggcgttctttttttattctcgaatAACGTTATTCACGGGCGTGTGTCTTGCTCTCCAGGAAAGAAGAGGCCGTAAATAGACCAAAGATGGAATTTGTGCCGAAGACACTGACGGATCTGCACGTGGAAGGTGGATTGCCGACGTCGGACCATATGAACGGTGGGAACTACTCTCTTCACGGTAAAACGCATTTCACAAATACTCCACTACACTGCGCGACGACACTCGGGGTGGTCTGGCTGTTTAACTGTCTCTTGCTCctcattctttttctatcaTGCCGTGAGAAAAGGCGTCTACGTATCCTCTTACGTTACGTTGACCAATATGTCTCGCATCTCCCATCTCTTTTACCCCATATACGGAGCGCTTTCGGTAAAAATTCGACGAGTTGCGTCTAACtctatgttttatatatacatatatatttttttttatttatttttttttatccacaTGTATAAACTTCACTGCGTTTTTGTTAAAACTATACCGGGCACGGGCTGCCTATATTAATCTTGAAATATCTCTACGGTGCAAACAAAGCGTGAATTtcttttgttataatttttattaaatatttcaacggaGATGGAAATTTTAACCGAGCGATCGCCTTGATACGAGCTGCAGATTGACGGGAACAAAATTGTATATCTTACGTTTCGTTGAAATAGATAACGTAAACGCGATTTGAGGAACGTACAGCACGGGTTTAAGGATCGCAATATAAATCAGGCTTACTTAGAAACTTAATGGGATGCCGATTAAATTCCCGCGAGATTAAATCTTCCCGGATCAGCTTAAACGGATGTTCATTGTATTATCTATATGTGTCGGGCGACGTGTAATCCTTCGAGATTCGATCTCCGCGATTACGCGCAgaacacacgcacacacacgcatTCTCGCTATACAGTAACATCGTCATCCTATATTCTTCCTCCGATTCTGTGTATAATGTGGCATACCTGTCTGTCCTTCTGACACAATGCAGGGTCAAGTCGGGCCAGCTCTCCGATTCACGCGGACGGGAAGCGCTCGCAGCTCGAGCTATTTCCGGCCGGAAACCCGCCACAATCTACCAATGGTAAACTTTGCATGGGGGTTTCCTTGTTTCTCTGTCCGCCAAACAAATGAATTCCTTTTCGTGTTCACTCAGGGGGCGGCTGCACCAATTGTCGCGCCGTTGATAAGCGGTTAACGTTCGTAATTACCGAGAGTTTTCCTCTATCTAGATCAATGATCTGACGTCCGTAAAGTTGGCCTTTCCATTTTGATAACTCCCCGAGGAGTTCTTTTGTGTCTTTATGACATTATTTCGCgttaaaaatcaaaaccgATGGAGTTTTAAATCTCCAAATagtcatacttttttttttacaactaaTTTCTCTTCTCGAATTTCGTGAACTATGGAGCCAGTTTCATAGATGTAATCTGGAAACAGGATATCGAGTCCCTTATCGCGACTAGTAGTCTCCAAGCTGTTGGTGCGGCCGATCCTGCGCAAAtctttttcgcttttctttcAACGGGACTCTCCACCGCTTTCTATAACGACGCTGACTGATCACCATGCACGTTTATTAGATAGCGCTCTACTATTGAAGAAGACGAGTGCGCTGAATAGTTTTAGATAATCGAATGAAATCCGAGTAGCGCAAGAAGGAACGTATTCAGAAAAGTTTTTGAATTACAAATGTAATACCATGTAAAACAGTAACAAATGAAAACTAACACTTTCGGTACTTTaacttgataaattttttttttattttttttattttagaagtAATATGTTTTTCCGAAAGAAAAGTTTTCactttttctcaataacacgATTATTTAACACGAGTGTTTTGTAGAAACGGGAAGAAACTGTCTTCCTTCTGCCGCAGAGATTTCAATTAGCTCACGCAGCTTCTAGCGATTAGTTaagcatttattttacacgaaGAGTTCACTTGTATGCTCTCGAGCGTTTGAgctatattttacttttgcaTTTAGAAAGAAATCGGCATCGCACACTGCTGCTTTGCGCGACACggttttttttccgcgcgagaTAATTCATAACTGAAAGCCAcggcaaattattaaatgtgtaGTTTGTTGCGACATGCAGCCACATTGCaacgtgtttctttttctttttttttttaattttaaattagtaCGGCTCTTAGTAGTTTAGCACACTCGTGCTGATTATTTTCAGCTTCACCTTTGCCCTCGCCGAGCAAATCGCCAGCAAGAACGCCGATGTCACAGAGGGGACCGTGCTGCACAGCTCTGTACGACTTCGAGCCCGAAAATCCCGGCGAACTTGGATTTAAGGTGAATTACTAACATTCGAAAGACGtgtgatatttttttcagacgATTCcgtaaagtttaaatttaattcccgagttttttaatttttttagggATGAATCGtcgacgataattaaattctgtCTCATTTGTAGGAGAACGATACGATCACCTTGACCCAGAAAATCGACGAGAATTGGTACGAGGGTAGCCTGGATGGTCGCACCGGTTACTTCCCCGTGACCTACGTGCAGGTCGTAGTGCCATTACCCTAAGAGGACGCCGCGCATTTTGAAGCCAAAGACCCTGCGTATTCGTTCACTAGCGTCTACCATTACAGGATTATTCTGCTCTCCAGCTAGCCTAAAACCTAGACGACTTTTTCGACGACCTATCTTACCTATCTATTGCCAGTTACGTTGCGATTTCAAGCTTAACGTCCGATACACCATCCGCGTTTCTCTAGACCTTTTTCCTCGCCCTCTACACAGATATCCTTATAGATCCCTCTCCCTCCTTCCGCCCCCCCCCAGAATAGACCTGTTACGcatattaatgtatatatatataatgttatAGTGTATTTTATTGACGTAAGAACCGCGCGCGCAGAAGTACACATACTCACGAATGCATAGATACACATAgacgtattatatatatacagagacacgcgcataaatacacacacacacatacatatacacagACACAGACACACAAAAAtctgtatattaatatatatatattatatatatactatatacatCTATGCACACACATAGAAACATACACGAACATTCAGCCACACAAAGTACCTACGATAGCAGTTCACTGTCAAGGGCGGCTCTCTTCTCATCTACTTTTCTACATTATCTTCCGTCTCGTTGAGATACTTTCGAGATATTTTCAATACAGTTCGAATGcacaaaagaagaaaaaaatcgagCCTAGCGTGAATCGATTTACGGCGGAGTGCGATAAATTTCCCGACAGTTTCCCTTTTGGCATTCGATTATGTTCGGCGCTAAAAGTGTCGTATCGGCCAACAAGCCGATTCTCTCAactttccgtttttttttttccgccacTAAAGTACACTTTTGCCCGGCTATTATGCGTCGCTTGTGGATTTCGGACGAGAGGTGAGATTATTCCAGCCGTTGTTGAATTTCGTCACTTTGGCAAGGTACGTCGCTTAAAACCTCTTAACGCTGCTTTATTGGTGAAATTGACGTCAATTCTcctcttaaatatttatattattgatattaataatataattattaaagaaagaataatattCGTAGTACTCGGTGATagataattcaataaaattatgtcAATTTAATCTAAGAAAGAAGTCGTTAAGCTTCCAGTGTGAAAGACATTATCAATCGGGTGACACGAGATCTTTTCcgaattgcatttttaattctatgtTTTATTACGGTGtgtaaaaaatactttttttttttttgcggttgGAACAGTCTTATTCCGCTTCACTTACTCGATCTCATTCTATCTCGGTCACTAGGTCGTGTAagtttttacgtaaaatttatttatctaatataagttagttaattaattatacggcTTTCCTCACGggagtttaattatttaaccgCGGCGCATATTTCGCGCTGATCCGCGCGACGCAGCGAAAGCTCATTATTCGAGTAATGTGctcgtataataataataatgtcgtTGCAATTTGTATTTTCATCCCTCGATCGATCAATCGTTCTCTCGGTCGTTTACGTTtggtcattttctttttcttgacACACGATtttctttccgtttttttttttttttttaattaattgctagGCGACACTATCTTAGGAGTTACGATTTACTTTAAGCGAACCTCGAGAAATGGCGGCAAATCTCTTCCACGAAGTCATTATCTGTGATTATTATAGATAACAGTTGGATTAATTGCTTTTAACAGTGACGATCCAATTCCGTTCTTCAAACTTCCGGGTTAACGTTGACAGCGGGACATAACTTGGCAAAAATGGAAGATTGGTTAATCAGAATTATTGTTCAATCAACTATCCTCCTTATTTGTGTaactatattatattattatttcagttttatttccGATTGCcacaaaaaaggaaaaaaaacaatactcggccgtttaacaaaatattcacTT belongs to Cardiocondyla obscurior isolate alpha-2009 linkage group LG23, Cobs3.1, whole genome shotgun sequence and includes:
- the Endoa gene encoding endophilin-A isoform X2; this translates as MAFAGLKKQINKANQYMTEKMGGAEGTKLDVDFMDMERKTDVTYELVEELQMKTKEFLQPNPTARAKMAAVKGISKLSGQAKASTYPQPEGVLGDCMLIYGKKMGEDSIFAQALVEMGEAMKQMADVKYSLDDNIKQNFLEPLHHLQTKDLKEVMHHRKKLQGRRLDFDCKRRRQAKDEEIRQAEEKFAESLHLAQMGMFNLLANDIEQVAQLATFSEALLEYHQQCTEILRGLTETLLEKKEEAVNRPKMEFVPKTLTDLHVEGGLPTSDHMNGGNYSLHGSSRASSPIHADGKRSQLELFPAGNPPQSTNASPLPSPSKSPARTPMSQRGPCCTALYDFEPENPGELGFKENDTITLTQKIDENWYEGSLDGRTGYFPVTYVQVVVPLP
- the Endoa gene encoding endophilin-A isoform X1 encodes the protein MAFAGLKKQINKANQYMTEKMGGAEGTKLDVDFMDMERKTDVTYELVEELQMKTKEFLQPNPTARAKMAAVKGISKLSGQAKASTYPQPEGVLGDCMLIYGKKMGEDSIFAQALVEMGEAMKQMADVKYSLDDNIKQNFLEPLHHLQTKDLKEVMHHRKKLQGRRLDFDCKRRRQAKGSHVSDEEIRQAEEKFAESLHLAQMGMFNLLANDIEQVAQLATFSEALLEYHQQCTEILRGLTETLLEKKEEAVNRPKMEFVPKTLTDLHVEGGLPTSDHMNGGNYSLHGSSRASSPIHADGKRSQLELFPAGNPPQSTNASPLPSPSKSPARTPMSQRGPCCTALYDFEPENPGELGFKENDTITLTQKIDENWYEGSLDGRTGYFPVTYVQVVVPLP
- the Endoa gene encoding endophilin-A isoform X5, with the translated sequence MAFAGLKKQINKANQYMTEKMGGAEGTKLDVDFMDMERKTDVTYELVEELQMKTKEFLQPNPTARAKMAAVKGISKLSGQAKASTYPQPEGVLGDCMLIYGKKMGEDSIFAQALVEMGEAMKQMADVKYSLDDNIKQNFLEPLHHLQTKDLKEVMHHRKKLQGRRLDFDCKRRRQAKGSHVSDEEIRQAEEKFAESLHLAQMGMFNLLANDIEQVAQLATFSEALLEYHQQCTEILRGLTETLLEKKEEAVNRPKMEFVPKTLTDLHVEGGLPTSDHMNASPLPSPSKSPARTPMSQRGPCCTALYDFEPENPGELGFKENDTITLTQKIDENWYEGSLDGRTGYFPVTYVQVVVPLP
- the Endoa gene encoding endophilin-A isoform X3, which produces MAFAGLKKQINKANQYMTEKMGGAEGTKLDVDFMDMERKTDVTYELVEELQMKTKEFLQPNPTARAKMAAVKGISKLSGQAKASTYPQPEGVLGDCMLIYGKKMGEDSIFAQALVEMGEAMKQMADVKYSLDDNIKQNFLEPLHHLQTKDLKEVMHHRKKLQGRRLDFDCKRRRQAKGSHVSDEEIRQAEEKFAESLHLAQMGMFNLLANDIEQVAQLATFSEALLEYHQQCTEILRGLTETLLEKKEEAVNRPKMEFVPKTLTDLHVEGGLPTSDHMNGSSRASSPIHADGKRSQLELFPAGNPPQSTNASPLPSPSKSPARTPMSQRGPCCTALYDFEPENPGELGFKENDTITLTQKIDENWYEGSLDGRTGYFPVTYVQVVVPLP
- the Endoa gene encoding endophilin-A isoform X4, with protein sequence MAFAGLKKQINKANQYMTEKMGGAEGTKLDVDFMDMERKTDVTYELVEELQMKTKEFLQPNPTARAKMAAVKGISKLSGQAKASTYPQPEGVLGDCMLIYGKKMGEDSIFAQALVEMGEAMKQMADVKYSLDDNIKQNFLEPLHHLQTKDLKEVMHHRKKLQGRRLDFDCKRRRQAKGSHVSDEEIRQAEEKFAESLHLAQMGMFNLLANDIEQVAQLATFSEALLEYHQQCTEILRGLTETLLEKKEEAVNRPKMEFVPKTLTDLHVEGGLPTSDHMNGGNYSLHASPLPSPSKSPARTPMSQRGPCCTALYDFEPENPGELGFKENDTITLTQKIDENWYEGSLDGRTGYFPVTYVQVVVPLP